The Candidatus Sphingomonas colombiensis genome contains the following window.
TATATTCGCTCGCACGAAGCGTCACAGCGCCTGAATCAACGCATTTGGCGCCCGTCATTGGCCAGGCCGGATGCTTGCTGCCTCACACCAGCGATCTCGAATGGCCGGGATTGCGTGGATTCGCGACTGGCGGCTTTTAGCCCGACCAGCGCCAGGTTAGCCGCAATCGCTCAACTTCTTCTTGTTATACGTTTACTTGTTAGATTCTTCAGAGGGTTGTTTCGATAGGGACGCGATGAAGGGGCGCACCGCTATCGGCGAGACATCGCTCGCCCCGCTTTTGGGAAAAGGAGAAAAAACAAAGCCATGCTTCTCGATGTATGCGCAGGCGGCGCGATCCGCCGCGCCGCTCCCGCTACTTTCTACAATATCGCACGCCGCGACATGCCCAGACGCATCAATTAAGATACGTCCCTTTACCGGAGATTTATAATCTTTCGGTACGTCGTAAACCTGCAGCGGCAGTTCAATCGTGATTTTTGGACGATTATCACCGGTTCCCCATGCTGTCGCCCCACGATAATCTCCAGCAACGGCCAATCCAGCCGCATTCCTGGCAGGATAAAATCTGGTTTGTTTGAATAAGGAGCACGTCGCGTTATCGAGCGCGGCAAAATTGGTCTTTTCCGTCACAAGGCATGATTCGACGCTTCCATCCGACGACACATGCAGCAGCACCGAAACAATGCCGTATTCACGCCGTTGTATCGATTCTGACGGATAATGAGCGTTGGAGGCGGCATTTTTGAGATTACGGATGCGGGGAGGCTGAACCGCTTCAGTCGCAGCAAGATCTTGCGTTGCTTGCAGAGCAAAAAACATCAATGCAGCAAACATTTTCCAGCTCGCCCCCGATTAATGGGTCGACGATGACGCAGAATTCCCTCAGATGCAATTCGCTCCATTGATTGGAGCGTCGCGGCGTTGATGATGAAGTGTCCGCTTCGAGCATGACCATCGCCCTGAAAGGGCCGGTAATGCGGCGCTATCCGCCATCAGCCCGCGCCCTCACCGCATTAACGCGTGACAGCGCGCCCCCATCGGGACATGCACCACAAGGATGCGCCCGATCCCGCACCTGCCCCACCCCAATCCGCGCCTGTTGCGCCGGGTGCCGGCGTGGTTGCGCTGGTTGCGGCAGCGGGTGCGGGGCAGCGAATTCTCGTTCATCGCGCTCGCCATCGCCGCCGGCATGGCGGCGGGGCTGGCGACGGTGGTGATCGGCGGCATCGCGCGGACGATGCAGCATGTGTTGTTCGGCCTGCCCGGCGAGATGCGGCTCAGCGGCGCGCCCGGGCTCAGCCTGCCGCAATTGCTCGTGCTGCCGGTCGGCGGGGCGATCCTGGTGCTGTTCAGCTGGGCGGTGCGCGCGCGCAAGCGGCCGCTGGTCGATGCGGTGGAGGCCAATGCGCTCCACGGCGGGCGCATGTCCAAGGCGGATAGTGGCGTGATCGCGGGGCAGACGATGCTGTCGAACGGCTTCGGCGCCTCGGTCGGGCTGGAGGCGGCCTATGCCCAGATCGGCGCGCTGTTCGGCTCGCTCGCCGGGCGCTGGCTGAGCCTGCGCCGGGCGGACATGCGGATCCTGGTCGGCGCCGGCGCGGGGGGAGCGATCGCGGCGGCGTTCGGCGCGCCGATCGCGGGCGCCTTCTACGCGTTCGAGATCGTCATCGGCGCCTATACCCCGGCGGCCATCGCGCCGGTCGCCGCCGCCGCGCTGGCCGGCGCGCAGGTGGCGCAACGGCTCGGCGTCGTGCCCTATATCGTCCACGTCCAGCCGGGGCCGACGATCCATACGTCGGGCTATATCATCTATGCCGGCCTGGCGACGGTGTGCGCGCTGTTCGGAATCGCGATCATGCGCGCGGTCGGGCTGGTCGAGGGCGCCGCCCGTGCGCGGCTTCCCGGATGGTCGCGGCCGGTGCTGGGCGGGCTGCTGCTGATCCCGATCGCGGCCTTTTCGCCGCAAGTGCTCTCCGCCGGGCATAGCGCGCTGCACATCGACATGATGTCCGTGCTGCCGGTTACCTTCATCCTGGGGGTGCTGCTGGCGAAGAGTCTCGCGTCGATCGTGTCGCTCGGCTTCGGTTTCCGTGGCGGGCTGTTCTTCGCGTCATTGTTTCTCGGCACGCTGGTCGGGCATCTGTATGCGAATTTTCTCGCCTGGATCGTCGGCGTACCGATCCTCGATCCGGCCAATGCCTCGCTGGTCGGCATGGCGGCGCTGGCGGTGGCGATCGTCGGCGGCCCCTTCACCATGGCCATGCTCGTGCTGGAGGCGACCGGCAATTTCAGCCTGACCGGCGCGGTGCTCGCCGCCTGTCTCGTCTCGTCCACCATCGTGCGCGAATTGTTCGGGTATAGCTTCTCGACCTGGCGCCTCCATCTGAGAGGCGAGACGATCAAGAGCGCGCGCGATGTGGGCTGGACCAAATCGCTCACCGCCGGCCGGATGATGCGGCGCGGCACGGCGATCGCACCCGCGGGGATCACCATCGCGGAACTGCGCCACCGCTTCCCGCTCGGCGCGACGAGCCGCGTCGTGCTGGTCGGCGATGACGAGCGTTACGCCGGGATCGTCGCCACCGCCGCCGCCTTCGCCGAGGGAGTCGATCTCGACGCGCCCGCCGGAACGCTCGCGCACGCGACCGACACCGCGCTCTCACCCGACATGGATATGAGCGTGGTGATGAAAACGTTCGACGCGGCCGAGACCGACGAGCTTGCAGTGCTCGATGCGGACGCGCGCGTGCTCGGCATCGTCACAGAGGCGTTCGTCCATCGCCGTTACGCCGAGGAACTAGACAAGGCGCAGCGCGCGCTGTTCGGCGAGCAATAAGCGCCGCGCTCAATCCACCCGGCGAAACGCGAACATCCGCGTCTCATAGGGAAAGGAAATCTCGGCCTGCCCGGCAAGCTCCGGCGTCTCCGCGATCAACCGCCGCACCTGCTGCTCCACCGCGGCTCGCTCGGCATCGGGCAGCGCCGCGATGAAGCTCACCGACAGCGTGCGCGCGACGATCACCTCTTCCGCGCGCCCCACATGCGCGTGGCTTGCCCGCCGCTCGCCGACCGCCGCAAAGCCGGACGCGGGAAACACGCGCCGCCACGCCCCGGTGCGGAAGCGGGGCGCGCCGCTTTCCCATCGGTCGGTGATCGCGCTCAGCGCCGCGACCCATGGGACACGCTCGTCCCGCACATTCCAGATCAGCCCAAGCATCCCGCCCGGTTTGAGCACCCGGCGCATTTCCGCAAGCGCGCGCGCGGTCGCGAACCAGTGGAACGCCTGTGCGCAGATCACCGCATCGACCGCGCCATCAGGCAACGGGATCGTCTCCGCCGTCCCATCCAGCGCCGTCACTTCGGGATAATCGCCGGCGAGTGTCTCGCGCATCGCCGCCACCGGCTCGACCGCCATGATCGTCGCGCCGGTCTCGCGCAGCATCGGCACGAACTTGCCCGTCCCCGCGCCGACCTCCAGCACCGATCGCCCGGCGCGCAGCCCGATCACCCCGCGCAACCACTCCAGCGCGGCCGGGGGATAGTCGGGCCGTCCCTTCACATAGGTCGCGGCGGCCCGCGCATAGCCCGTGCTCGCGCTGTCGTGGACGGTCACGCCGCCGCCGCGCTCGCCTCGGCCACCGCCGCCCAGGCGGCGATCTCCTCGTTGAAATGGCGCGCGATCGTCAGGTCGCCGGCGATGCCGTTCGAGAGATCGACGCTCACCGCGCCTTCCCATTCCCATGTCGCATTGCCGTTGAGCGCGACCATGCCGTCACCCTCGGCGCGCGCCATCACCAGCCCGCCCTTGTTGCGCACGGTCACGTCGCGCGCGAACTCGGTCCGCCCGGTCAGCGCGGCGGCGAAGGCGGAGGCAGCCATCGCGCTGCCGCAGCTGTCGGTCAGCCCCACGCCGCGTTCGAAGGTGCGGACGAAGATCGCATCGGGCGCCAGCACGCGGACGAACGACACATTGGCGCGCCTCGGCAACCAATCCGGCGCGGCCTCGCAGATCGCGCCGATGCGGACGAGCGCATCCTCGTCGACCCCCTCCACGAACGTCACCAGATGCGGATTGGGCATCGCGATCGCGGTGAAGGCGAGCCCCGGATCGAGCCGCGCGACCGGCTGTTCGACGATCTCATGCGCCTCGCCATGCAGCGGCCATTCGCTCACATCCAGCCCCGCCGGCCCCGCGACCTCGCGCACGCTATAGACCCCCGGCGCGAGATCGGGTTCGCGCGCGATCTCCACCGTCGAATGCATCAGATGCAGGGTCGCGCGATCGACACCCATGCGCTCGAACGCCATCCGCGCCACGCAGCGCACGCCATTGAGACACGTCTCCGCTTCCGACCCGTCCGCATTGAACATGCGGAATCCGGCATGGCCGTGATGATCCGTGAACAGCAGCAGACCATCGCCGCCGACCGCGCCGCGCCGATCAGCCAGCGCACGCGCGACGACCGCCCATTGCGCGTCTTCCAGCGCGATATCGCGCGCATCGATCAGCGGAAAATCATTCCCCGATCCGTGACATTTGACAATTTCGAACCGCATCGCGCCTCTTTACCAGCGTTCAACGCAATTGGTAATGATCCGCGAGCCGATCGAGCGCCAGTGTGAGCACCACCCGCCCCGATCGCGTCGGCCAGCCCAGCGCGCGCTCGGCTTCGGGCAGCCGCTCGCCGGCGCAGACGACACGCCACAATATATCGGAGAGCCCGCTCCCCACGCCGCCGATCGCGGCGTCGAAGCGCCGTTTCGCCGCGATCTTCGCCATCGTCGGGTCCGCGCCATCGCCCCCGCCGCCATCGACGCGCTGCACACCCCAGCGCATCGTCGTCGCGGGGGCGATCGCGGCGCGCTCATAATCGCCGCGCAACCGCTCCCCCGCCTCATATTGTCGCGCGTCGACCAGCCCGCGCGCGGCGAGCCATGACAATGGCGATTCGGCAAGGTTCGCGGTTACCGTCCGTCCGCGCCCACGTGCCGCACCGGGCTGAACAACACCCTGACCATCAATGACTTTTTCCACCAGTTCCTGCATCGTCATCCTCCAGTCAGCGAATCATCACTTGCCATAACGGACGGTTTGTAGGACATGGATAAAACCAATTTGGTTAGGAAAGCGATATGATCACCGCCATTCGCGAAGTGCGCCGCGCCAAGGGGCTGACGCTGGAGGAGGTCGGTCGCCGTTGCTTCCCGCCAACCACCGCGCAGACGATCGGGCGGCTCGAAATGGGCACGCGCACCGTATCGGTCGCGTGGCTCAATCGCATCGCCGCCGCGCTGGAGGTGGATGCAAGCGATCTGGTCTCGCTGCCCGAGCGGGGCGACCTCGCGGTCGCGGCGACGCTGGGGCCGGATGGCGCCCATGCGCCGCGCCGGTCAGCGCGGATCGTGTCGCCACAGCCATCGCCCGGTGCCGTCGCCGTCACGGTCGCCGCCGGGACGGGCGATTATCGCGCGGGCGACGAAATATGGTGCGACATGCTCGCGCCCGATGCCTTTGCCGGCGCGCTCAACCGTGACGTATTGGCGCCGCTCCCCGCCGGCCGGTTCGTGTTCGGGCGATTGATCGCGGCGGGGGCGAAAGAGATCACCATCCTGCCGCTCTCCGCGGGGGCGAAATCGCAAACCATCGCCGATGCCGCATGGATCGCCTGCGCCGCGCGGCTGGTGCGCGCGCTTTGACAGGCGCTCAGCGCGCGCCCGGCCCGAACCGGGCGATCAGATCATAATGCGCGCCCAGGAAATGCTGCCGGACGAAGGTGATGCCCGCCTCGCCGCGCCAGGTCGAACGCTCGATAACCAGACAGGGCGCACCGGTTCCCACGCCGAGCCGCTCCGCGATGACGCCCTGCGCGCCATCGGCGGCGATCCGTGTTTCCGCCTCCGTCCACGGCACATGATTGAGCAGCCAGGTGCCGGGAGAAATGGCGTCGAACGGCTCGTCCGCCGCCGTCGGCACGCTGGCGAGGCTAACCAGCCGTTGCTCCGCCGCCAGCGGCAGCCCATCGGCAAGATGCACGCCATCTAGCTGGAGCAATTGCCCCTTTCCCGCCAGCGCGCGTTCGGCGGCTGTGCGCGGCGCACGCACCTGCCGCTCGGCAAGGTGATAGACATAGCTTTGCCCGCGCGCCGCCACCTGCTGCGCCAGATCGGGAATATCGAGCACCACCGAATGGACGCGCGGGCGGCTGACGAAGGTGCCGGCGCGTTTGCGCCGATCGATCAGCCCGCGCCGCGAAAGCTCGCCCAGCGCCTTGCTCACCGTCATCCGCGAACAGCCATAGCGCTGCATCAATTCCTGCTCGACCGGCAGCCGCGCGCCCGCCGCCAACGTGCCGGACAGGATATCCGCCGCGATCTCGCCCACGATCCGCGCGTGAAGCGAACTCATGCGAGCAGCGCACGCACGGTATTGGCGTAGCGCCGCGCGATCGCCGCGCGCGCGCTATGCCGTCCGCCCGCCACCCGCTTCACGCCGCGCCGCCAGACGCAGTCGATCGCCCCGCGTGCGCTCGCGAAAACAAGCGCATCGGTCAGCGCCGCGCCACCGCGCGCGACCAGCGCGGGATGATCGGACGCGAGCGAGACGATATCCGCCGCATTGCCCGCCGCGATCCCGCTCGCCGCGCCCAGCGCCTGTGCGCCGCCGTCCACCGCCGCGCGCCACAGGGCATCGCCGGTCGATCCGCCGCCGCCGAGCAGATTACGCGCGCGCCGCTCAAGCCTCTGGCCATATTCGAGTAGCCGCAATTCCTCCGCC
Protein-coding sequences here:
- a CDS encoding class I SAM-dependent methyltransferase; translated protein: MTVHDSASTGYARAAATYVKGRPDYPPAALEWLRGVIGLRAGRSVLEVGAGTGKFVPMLRETGATIMAVEPVAAMRETLAGDYPEVTALDGTAETIPLPDGAVDAVICAQAFHWFATARALAEMRRVLKPGGMLGLIWNVRDERVPWVAALSAITDRWESGAPRFRTGAWRRVFPASGFAAVGERRASHAHVGRAEEVIVARTLSVSFIAALPDAERAAVEQQVRRLIAETPELAGQAEISFPYETRMFAFRRVD
- a CDS encoding TonB family protein, which gives rise to MFAALMFFALQATQDLAATEAVQPPRIRNLKNAASNAHYPSESIQRREYGIVSVLLHVSSDGSVESCLVTEKTNFAALDNATCSLFKQTRFYPARNAAGLAVAGDYRGATAWGTGDNRPKITIELPLQVYDVPKDYKSPVKGRILIDASGHVAACDIVESSGSGAADRAACAYIEKHGFVFSPFPKSGASDVSPIAVRPFIASLSKQPSEESNK
- the dapF gene encoding diaminopimelate epimerase, encoding MRFEIVKCHGSGNDFPLIDARDIALEDAQWAVVARALADRRGAVGGDGLLLFTDHHGHAGFRMFNADGSEAETCLNGVRCVARMAFERMGVDRATLHLMHSTVEIAREPDLAPGVYSVREVAGPAGLDVSEWPLHGEAHEIVEQPVARLDPGLAFTAIAMPNPHLVTFVEGVDEDALVRIGAICEAAPDWLPRRANVSFVRVLAPDAIFVRTFERGVGLTDSCGSAMAASAFAAALTGRTEFARDVTVRNKGGLVMARAEGDGMVALNGNATWEWEGAVSVDLSNGIAGDLTIARHFNEEIAAWAAVAEASAAAA
- a CDS encoding helix-turn-helix transcriptional regulator, whose translation is MITAIREVRRAKGLTLEEVGRRCFPPTTAQTIGRLEMGTRTVSVAWLNRIAAALEVDASDLVSLPERGDLAVAATLGPDGAHAPRRSARIVSPQPSPGAVAVTVAAGTGDYRAGDEIWCDMLAPDAFAGALNRDVLAPLPAGRFVFGRLIAAGAKEITILPLSAGAKSQTIADAAWIACAARLVRAL
- a CDS encoding chloride channel protein, with product MRPIPHLPHPNPRLLRRVPAWLRWLRQRVRGSEFSFIALAIAAGMAAGLATVVIGGIARTMQHVLFGLPGEMRLSGAPGLSLPQLLVLPVGGAILVLFSWAVRARKRPLVDAVEANALHGGRMSKADSGVIAGQTMLSNGFGASVGLEAAYAQIGALFGSLAGRWLSLRRADMRILVGAGAGGAIAAAFGAPIAGAFYAFEIVIGAYTPAAIAPVAAAALAGAQVAQRLGVVPYIVHVQPGPTIHTSGYIIYAGLATVCALFGIAIMRAVGLVEGAARARLPGWSRPVLGGLLLIPIAAFSPQVLSAGHSALHIDMMSVLPVTFILGVLLAKSLASIVSLGFGFRGGLFFASLFLGTLVGHLYANFLAWIVGVPILDPANASLVGMAALAVAIVGGPFTMAMLVLEATGNFSLTGAVLAACLVSSTIVRELFGYSFSTWRLHLRGETIKSARDVGWTKSLTAGRMMRRGTAIAPAGITIAELRHRFPLGATSRVVLVGDDERYAGIVATAAAFAEGVDLDAPAGTLAHATDTALSPDMDMSVVMKTFDAAETDELAVLDADARVLGIVTEAFVHRRYAEELDKAQRALFGEQ
- a CDS encoding GntR family transcriptional regulator, whose product is MSSLHARIVGEIAADILSGTLAAGARLPVEQELMQRYGCSRMTVSKALGELSRRGLIDRRKRAGTFVSRPRVHSVVLDIPDLAQQVAARGQSYVYHLAERQVRAPRTAAERALAGKGQLLQLDGVHLADGLPLAAEQRLVSLASVPTAADEPFDAISPGTWLLNHVPWTEAETRIAADGAQGVIAERLGVGTGAPCLVIERSTWRGEAGITFVRQHFLGAHYDLIARFGPGAR
- a CDS encoding DUF6456 domain-containing protein is translated as MQELVEKVIDGQGVVQPGAARGRGRTVTANLAESPLSWLAARGLVDARQYEAGERLRGDYERAAIAPATTMRWGVQRVDGGGGDGADPTMAKIAAKRRFDAAIGGVGSGLSDILWRVVCAGERLPEAERALGWPTRSGRVVLTLALDRLADHYQLR